The following are encoded in a window of Alphaproteobacteria bacterium genomic DNA:
- a CDS encoding tyrosine--tRNA ligase, producing the protein MSAFKSDFMRTVHERGMVHQCSDAARLDALLQSGVRTAYIGFDCTADSLHIGSLLQIMMLRWWQKCGHKPLVLMGGGTTKIGDPSGRDETRQLLTDELITANMAGIRRIFDKYLAFGDGPTDATMVNNADWLDELRYIPLLRDVGRHFSVNRMLTMDSVRLRLERDQPLTFLEFNYMILQSYDFVELSKRHKCILQMGGSDQWGNIVMGADLGRRMESAELFALTTPLIATSSGAKMGKTAAGAVWLNAERVSPYDFWQYWRNVEDADVGRFMRNFTELPLDEIVRLEALQGAELNEAKKILATEVTRLCHGAAAANEAAETARRTFEEGALAESLPTVDLPRARLESGLPAFELFADARLAESRSEARRLIKGGGARVNDKPVASDTATVSLADADGEGRIKLSAGRKRHVLVRAV; encoded by the coding sequence ATGAGCGCGTTCAAGTCCGACTTCATGCGCACCGTGCACGAGCGCGGCATGGTGCACCAATGCAGCGACGCGGCGCGTCTCGACGCGCTGCTCCAGTCGGGCGTGCGCACGGCCTATATCGGCTTCGACTGCACCGCCGATTCGCTGCACATCGGCTCGCTGCTGCAGATCATGATGCTGCGCTGGTGGCAGAAGTGCGGGCACAAGCCGCTGGTGCTGATGGGCGGCGGCACGACCAAGATCGGCGATCCTTCGGGCCGCGACGAGACGCGCCAGCTGCTGACCGACGAGCTGATAACCGCCAACATGGCCGGCATCCGGCGCATCTTCGACAAGTACCTCGCGTTCGGCGACGGTCCGACCGACGCGACGATGGTCAACAACGCCGACTGGCTCGACGAGCTGCGCTACATCCCGCTGCTGCGCGATGTCGGCCGCCACTTCTCGGTCAACCGCATGCTGACCATGGACTCGGTGCGGCTGCGGCTGGAGCGCGACCAGCCGCTGACCTTCCTCGAGTTCAACTACATGATCCTGCAGTCCTACGACTTCGTGGAGCTCAGCAAGCGCCACAAGTGCATCCTGCAGATGGGCGGCTCGGACCAGTGGGGCAACATCGTCATGGGCGCCGATCTCGGCCGTCGCATGGAGAGCGCGGAGCTGTTCGCGCTGACCACGCCGCTGATCGCCACCTCGTCGGGCGCCAAGATGGGCAAGACCGCCGCCGGCGCCGTGTGGCTGAACGCCGAGCGCGTCTCGCCCTACGATTTTTGGCAGTACTGGCGCAACGTCGAGGACGCCGATGTCGGCCGCTTCATGCGCAATTTCACCGAGCTGCCGCTCGACGAGATCGTGCGTCTGGAGGCGCTGCAGGGCGCCGAGCTGAACGAGGCCAAGAAGATCCTTGCCACCGAGGTCACCAGGCTCTGCCACGGCGCGGCGGCGGCGAACGAGGCGGCCGAGACGGCGCGGCGCACCTTCGAGGAAGGCGCGCTGGCCGAGTCGCTGCCGACCGTCGACCTGCCGCGCGCGCGGCTGGAGAGCGGCCTGCCAGCCTTCGAGCTGTTCGCCGATGCCAGGCTGGCCGAGAGCCGCAGCGAGGCGCGCCGCCTGATCAAGGGCGGCGGCGCGCGCGTCAACGACAAGCCGGTGGCGTCGGACACCGCGACCGTGTCGCTGGCCGACGCCGACGGCGAGGGCCGCATCAAGCTCTCCGCCGGCCGCAAGCGCCACGTGCTGGTGCGGGCGGTCTAG
- a CDS encoding anhydro-N-acetylmuramic acid kinase, whose protein sequence is MRALGLMSGTSLDGVDVAVIDTDGERIHGFGPAATYPHAEATREKVRAVFGATSRDPATDAAEAAITTAHIEAVRRFAREEGVELASIDVVGFHGQTITHKPQQGFTWQIGDGRALARALGRPVVADLRSADVAAGGQGAPLVPVFHQALTRDLDLPVAVVNIGGVANVTWIGEDGRLVAFDTGPGNAPIDDWVRRRTNQMFDLDGELAARGEVQLEVVRDFLSSSYFLISPPKSLDRNDFMFDLLPNINVEDGVSTITYCTCLGLSLAEAHFPTPPRTWILCGGGSRNETILTWLGRLVPGRVTTGTAYGWNVEALEAQAFGFLAVRHLRGMPNSYPSTTGASQPIIGGVLHPAEGPAD, encoded by the coding sequence GTGCGGGCGCTGGGCCTGATGAGCGGCACGTCGCTCGACGGCGTCGACGTCGCGGTGATCGACACCGACGGCGAGCGCATCCACGGCTTCGGCCCGGCCGCGACCTACCCGCATGCCGAGGCGACCCGCGAGAAGGTCCGGGCGGTGTTCGGCGCCACGAGCCGCGACCCGGCCACGGACGCCGCCGAGGCGGCGATCACGACGGCCCATATCGAGGCCGTCCGCCGTTTCGCGCGGGAGGAAGGTGTCGAGCTGGCGTCGATCGATGTCGTGGGCTTTCATGGCCAGACCATCACCCACAAGCCGCAGCAGGGCTTCACCTGGCAGATCGGCGACGGCCGGGCATTGGCCCGGGCCCTGGGCCGGCCGGTGGTCGCCGACCTGCGCAGCGCAGACGTTGCCGCCGGCGGGCAGGGCGCCCCCCTGGTTCCGGTCTTCCATCAGGCGCTGACGCGCGACCTCGATCTGCCTGTGGCGGTGGTCAATATCGGCGGCGTCGCCAACGTCACCTGGATCGGCGAGGACGGCCGGCTGGTGGCCTTCGACACCGGCCCCGGCAACGCGCCGATCGACGACTGGGTCCGTCGAAGGACCAACCAGATGTTCGACTTGGACGGCGAACTTGCGGCACGGGGCGAGGTCCAACTGGAGGTGGTGAGGGACTTCCTGAGTTCGTCATATTTCTTAATATCTCCACCTAAATCCCTGGATAGAAATGATTTTATGTTCGATCTTCTGCCCAATATTAATGTAGAAGATGGAGTATCAACGATAACATACTGTACATGCTTGGGATTATCCCTGGCCGAGGCGCATTTCCCGACGCCTCCCCGTACCTGGATTCTCTGTGGGGGCGGGTCTCGTAACGAAACGATCCTGACGTGGCTAGGCCGGCTCGTGCCCGGTCGTGTGACAACCGGGACCGCCTATGGCTGGAATGTCGAGGCGCTGGAGGCGCAAGCCTTCGGCTTCCTCGCCGTGCGCCACCTCAGGGGAATGCCCAATTCCTATCCGTCGACCACGGGGGCGAGCCAGCCAATCATTGGCGGCGTGTTGCACCCGGCAGAGGGCCCAGCTGATTGA
- a CDS encoding BrnT family toxin, with product MGRGQGGPYGEERSNLLGTIGGPILAVTSTERGKRIRIISARRATRHEQDKYYRENSA from the coding sequence GTGGGACGAGGGCAAGGCGGCCCCTACGGCGAGGAACGATCCAACCTGCTCGGCACGATCGGCGGTCCGATATTGGCCGTGACATCCACGGAGCGCGGCAAACGCATCCGAATCATTTCGGCCCGAAGGGCAACGAGACATGAGCAAGACAAATACTATCGCGAGAATTCGGCCTGA
- a CDS encoding helix-turn-helix domain-containing protein produces the protein MTDDEIHAAALAAPDAQPLTPERMATMKRTPQVRVIRRALGLTQEEFARRYRIPLGTLRDWEQGRTEPDQPARAYLKVIAGDPEGVERALNAGAA, from the coding sequence ATGACGGACGACGAAATTCATGCGGCGGCGCTCGCCGCCCCCGACGCGCAGCCCCTGACGCCGGAGCGGATGGCGACGATGAAGCGGACCCCCCAGGTGCGGGTGATCCGGCGGGCGCTGGGGCTGACACAGGAGGAATTCGCGCGTCGCTACCGCATCCCGCTGGGTACCCTGCGCGATTGGGAACAGGGCCGCACGGAACCGGATCAGCCAGCCCGCGCCTACCTCAAGGTCATCGCCGGCGATCCTGAAGGAGTCGAACGCGCCCTGAATGCCGGAGCGGCTTGA
- a CDS encoding alpha/beta hydrolase, translating into MPDVIFTGPEGRLEGRYHQSKEPNAPIALMLHPHPQAGGTMNNKVVFTLFHVFVTRGFSVMRFNFRGVGRSQGTFDNGQGELSDAAAALDWLQGMNPDAGACWVAGFSFGAWIGMQLLMRRPEIDGFVSVAPPANSYDFGFLAPCPSSGLIVHGDKDEVVPAADIQKLVAKLSLQKGITVESRTVKGANHFFHDCLDKLAVEVDKYVAKSMKPAPAKA; encoded by the coding sequence ATGCCTGATGTCATCTTCACGGGGCCCGAGGGGCGTCTGGAAGGCCGCTACCACCAGAGCAAGGAGCCCAACGCGCCTATCGCGTTGATGCTGCATCCGCACCCGCAGGCCGGCGGGACGATGAACAACAAGGTGGTGTTCACCCTGTTCCACGTCTTCGTCACCCGCGGCTTCTCGGTGATGCGCTTCAATTTCCGCGGCGTCGGCCGCTCCCAGGGCACCTTCGACAACGGCCAGGGCGAGCTCAGCGACGCGGCCGCGGCGCTCGACTGGCTGCAGGGCATGAACCCCGACGCCGGCGCCTGCTGGGTGGCGGGCTTCTCCTTCGGTGCTTGGATCGGCATGCAGTTGCTGATGCGCCGGCCCGAGATCGACGGCTTCGTCTCGGTGGCGCCGCCGGCCAACAGCTACGATTTCGGCTTCCTGGCGCCCTGCCCGTCCTCGGGCCTGATCGTGCACGGCGACAAGGACGAGGTGGTGCCGGCGGCCGACATCCAGAAGCTGGTCGCCAAGCTGTCGCTGCAGAAGGGCATCACCGTCGAATCGCGCACGGTGAAGGGCGCCAACCACTTCTTCCACGACTGCCTCGACAAGCTGGCGGTCGAGGTCGACAAGTACGTCGCCAAGTCGATGAAGCCGGCGCCTGCGAAGGCGTAG
- a CDS encoding Rrf2 family transcriptional regulator translates to MKLSTKGRYAVMALVDLARHGESRPVSLADIAERQEISLSYLEQLFARLRRGGLVKSVRGPGGGYLLARGASGTRVADIILSVDEPITATRCKSNSSIGCHSDHSRCLTHDLWAELGNQIHLFLSSVTLQDVVERRVLGTARPFAAPVPGDVALPPRASAATAVAAE, encoded by the coding sequence GTGAAGCTCAGCACCAAAGGACGCTACGCCGTGATGGCGCTGGTCGATCTGGCCCGTCATGGAGAGAGCAGGCCTGTGTCGCTGGCGGACATCGCCGAGCGGCAGGAGATCTCGCTGTCGTATCTTGAGCAGCTGTTCGCACGGCTGAGGCGTGGCGGGCTGGTCAAAAGCGTGCGCGGCCCCGGCGGCGGTTATCTGCTGGCCCGCGGCGCATCGGGCACGCGGGTCGCCGACATCATCCTGTCGGTCGACGAGCCGATCACCGCGACGCGCTGCAAGAGCAATTCATCGATCGGCTGCCACAGCGATCATTCGCGCTGCCTGACCCACGATCTGTGGGCCGAGTTGGGCAACCAGATCCATCTGTTCCTGAGCTCCGTGACCCTGCAGGACGTGGTCGAGCGCCGCGTGCTGGGCACGGCGCGACCCTTCGCGGCGCCGGTGCCCGGCGATGTGGCGCTGCCGCCGCGCGCCAGTGCCGCCACCGCGGTGGCCGCGGAATAG
- a CDS encoding cysteine desulfurase: MAVYLDHNATTPMRPQAIEAMVEAMRVVGNASSVHGFGRAARGRVDRARQQVAALVGARAADVIFTSGGTEANNLALRGFGRARVLVSAIEHDSVLAPAERAERIPVHGNGVVDLDALERMLSASTKPTLVAVMLANNETGVIQPVAEVARIARRHGALVACDAVQAAGKIAIDMPALGVDYLSLSAHKLGGPQGVGALVLREGAPLSAVQTGGGQERGRRGGTENVAGVAGFGAAAAIALSDLNAFGRLARLRDRVQASLDGARVLGADAPRLPNTLNVAMTGVPAQTQIMALDLAGIAISAGSACSSGKVKFSPVLHAMGVDEKDAGSALRISFGWNSTEADATRMIAAWMDVYRRLAPPLPARAERERTAA; the protein is encoded by the coding sequence ATGGCCGTGTACCTCGATCACAACGCCACAACGCCGATGCGCCCGCAGGCCATCGAGGCGATGGTCGAGGCCATGCGCGTCGTCGGCAATGCGTCTTCGGTGCATGGTTTCGGCCGCGCCGCGCGCGGTCGCGTCGATCGTGCGCGCCAGCAGGTCGCGGCCCTGGTCGGGGCCAGGGCGGCCGACGTGATCTTCACCTCGGGCGGCACCGAGGCCAACAACCTGGCGCTGCGCGGTTTCGGCCGCGCGCGCGTGCTGGTCTCCGCCATCGAGCATGACAGCGTGCTCGCGCCGGCCGAGCGGGCCGAGCGCATCCCGGTGCACGGCAATGGCGTGGTCGATCTCGATGCGCTGGAGCGCATGCTGTCGGCTTCGACCAAGCCCACGCTTGTCGCGGTGATGCTCGCGAACAACGAGACCGGCGTGATCCAGCCGGTAGCCGAGGTCGCGAGGATCGCGCGCCGGCACGGCGCGCTGGTGGCGTGCGACGCAGTGCAGGCGGCCGGCAAGATCGCCATCGACATGCCGGCGCTGGGTGTCGACTACCTCAGCCTCTCGGCGCACAAGCTGGGCGGCCCGCAGGGCGTCGGGGCGCTGGTGCTGCGCGAGGGTGCGCCGCTGAGTGCGGTGCAGACCGGTGGCGGCCAGGAGCGGGGCCGGCGCGGCGGCACCGAGAACGTCGCCGGCGTGGCCGGATTCGGTGCGGCGGCGGCGATCGCTTTGAGCGACCTCAATGCATTCGGCCGCCTCGCGAGGCTACGTGATCGGGTACAGGCGTCGCTGGACGGCGCGCGGGTACTGGGGGCAGATGCGCCCAGGCTGCCCAATACCCTGAACGTGGCGATGACCGGCGTGCCGGCGCAGACCCAGATCATGGCGCTGGACCTCGCGGGCATCGCGATCAGCGCCGGCTCGGCGTGCTCGTCGGGCAAGGTGAAGTTCTCGCCCGTGCTGCATGCCATGGGCGTCGACGAGAAGGATGCCGGGTCGGCCCTGCGCATCAGCTTCGGCTGGAATTCCACCGAAGCGGACGCGACGCGGATGATCGCGGCATGGATGGACGTATATCGCCGGCTCGCTCCTCCTCTCCCCGCTCGCGCGGAGAGGGAGCGGACGGCGGCCTAG
- a CDS encoding IscS subfamily cysteine desulfurase, with the protein MTVSTQWKRNDQPIYLDYQATTPMDPRVLDAMMPYFTTKFGNPASRSHSYGWEAEEAVETARAQVARIIGADEKEIVFTSGATESNNLAIKGVAQFYKDRRNHIVTLVTEHKCVLDTCRHLEQEGFEVTYLPVEKSGLVDLDKLRAAVTDRTVLVSVMAVNNEIGVIQPLKEIGRICRDKGAFFHTDCAQAVGKIKLDVEEMNIDLMSISGHKIYGPKGIGALYVRRRPRVRLVALINGGGQERGFRSGTLPTPLCVGLGEACAIAMKEMDSEAEKLRGLRDRFLTKMQERLPEIYVNGDLEQRIPGNLNISFAFVEGESLIMGIKSLSVSSGSACTSASLEPSYVLRALGVDEELAHTSLRIGFGRFTTEQEIDRAVDDIARHVTKLREMSPLWEMHQEGVDLKSIEWAAH; encoded by the coding sequence ATGACCGTCAGCACCCAGTGGAAGCGCAACGATCAGCCGATCTACCTGGACTACCAGGCGACGACGCCGATGGATCCGCGCGTGCTCGACGCCATGATGCCGTACTTCACCACCAAGTTCGGCAATCCGGCCTCGCGCAGCCATTCCTATGGCTGGGAGGCCGAGGAGGCGGTCGAAACGGCGCGCGCGCAGGTCGCCAGGATCATCGGCGCCGACGAGAAGGAGATCGTCTTCACCTCGGGCGCCACCGAGTCGAACAACCTCGCCATCAAGGGCGTGGCGCAGTTCTACAAGGACCGGCGCAACCACATCGTCACCCTGGTGACCGAGCACAAATGCGTGCTCGATACCTGCCGCCATCTTGAGCAGGAGGGTTTCGAGGTCACCTATCTGCCGGTCGAGAAGAGCGGCCTGGTCGATCTCGACAAGCTGCGCGCCGCGGTGACCGACAGGACCGTGCTGGTCTCGGTGATGGCGGTGAACAACGAGATCGGCGTGATCCAGCCGCTCAAGGAGATCGGCAGGATCTGCCGCGATAAGGGCGCCTTCTTCCACACCGACTGCGCCCAGGCCGTGGGCAAGATCAAGCTCGACGTCGAGGAGATGAACATCGATCTGATGTCGATCTCGGGCCACAAGATCTACGGCCCCAAGGGCATCGGCGCGCTCTACGTGCGCCGCCGCCCGCGCGTGCGTCTGGTGGCGCTGATCAACGGCGGCGGCCAGGAGCGCGGCTTCCGGTCGGGCACCCTGCCGACGCCGCTCTGCGTCGGGCTGGGCGAGGCCTGCGCCATCGCCATGAAGGAGATGGACAGCGAAGCCGAGAAGCTGCGCGGCCTGCGCGACCGCTTCCTGACCAAGATGCAGGAGCGCCTGCCGGAGATCTACGTCAACGGCGATCTCGAGCAGCGGATCCCGGGCAACCTCAACATCAGCTTCGCCTTCGTCGAGGGCGAGTCGCTGATCATGGGCATCAAGTCGCTGTCGGTGTCGTCGGGTTCGGCCTGCACCTCGGCCTCGCTGGAGCCGAGCTACGTGCTGCGCGCGCTGGGCGTCGACGAGGAGCTGGCGCACACCTCGCTGCGCATCGGCTTCGGCCGCTTCACCACCGAGCAGGAGATCGACCGGGCGGTCGACGACATCGCCCGGCATGTGACGAAACTGCGGGAAATGAGCCCGCTGTGGGAGATGCACCAGGAAGGTGTCGACCTGAAATCGATCGAGTGGGCGGCGCATTGA
- the iscU gene encoding Fe-S cluster assembly scaffold IscU, producing the protein MAYSDKVVDHYENPRNVGSLDKNAEDVGTGLVGAPACGDVMKLQIRVGLDGVIEDAKFKTFGCGSAIASSSLVTEWVKGKTIDEAETIKNTQIAQHLALPPVKIHCSVLAEDAIKAAIADYRAKTAKKLDELPDVGQPKAAE; encoded by the coding sequence ATGGCGTACAGCGACAAGGTCGTCGACCACTACGAGAACCCGCGCAACGTGGGCTCGCTCGACAAGAACGCCGAGGACGTGGGCACCGGTCTGGTCGGTGCCCCGGCCTGCGGCGACGTGATGAAGCTGCAGATCAGGGTCGGTCTCGACGGCGTCATCGAGGACGCCAAGTTCAAGACCTTCGGCTGCGGCTCGGCGATCGCCTCCAGCTCGCTCGTCACCGAGTGGGTCAAGGGCAAGACGATCGACGAGGCCGAGACGATCAAGAATACCCAGATCGCCCAGCACCTGGCGTTGCCGCCGGTGAAGATCCACTGCTCGGTGCTCGCCGAGGACGCGATCAAGGCGGCGATCGCCGACTATCGCGCCAAGACGGCGAAGAAGCTGGATGAACTGCCGGACGTTGGGCAGCCCAAGGCGGCGGAGTAG
- a CDS encoding iron-sulfur cluster assembly accessory protein, protein MKLTDAAVERVKALIEQRGKPTAGVRIGVRTKGCSGLSYTLEYADERGPKDEAVETQGITILVDPKATLFLIGTEMDYVEEKLKTGFVFRNPNEKGRCGCGESFHI, encoded by the coding sequence ATGAAGCTGACGGACGCCGCGGTCGAGCGCGTCAAGGCGCTGATCGAGCAGCGCGGCAAGCCCACCGCCGGCGTGCGCATCGGCGTGCGCACCAAGGGCTGCTCCGGCCTGTCCTACACGCTGGAATATGCCGACGAGCGCGGGCCGAAGGACGAGGCGGTCGAGACCCAGGGCATCACCATCCTGGTCGACCCGAAGGCGACGCTGTTCCTGATCGGCACCGAGATGGATTACGTCGAGGAGAAGCTGAAGACCGGCTTCGTCTTCCGCAATCCGAACGAGAAGGGCCGCTGCGGCTGCGGCGAGTCCTTCCACATCTGA
- the hscB gene encoding Fe-S protein assembly co-chaperone HscB, whose amino-acid sequence MSAEHASIAVTQSPACWSCGGPVEAGAPFCGACQAVQPPGQMDHFARLGLQCGYGVDPAVLDRAYFALQRQLHPDRFARRQPRERAISQQQAAALNEAYETLKHPIRRARYLAGQMGVDLPGDGRTIDDPALLMEAMEGREALSEADSVSAVQALERKSRDERAAEIDALSDLFAQADHAGIRHAILRLAYLDKFVEEARARRLNMGSAGP is encoded by the coding sequence ATGTCGGCAGAACACGCATCCATAGCGGTGACGCAGTCGCCGGCGTGCTGGTCGTGCGGCGGGCCGGTCGAGGCTGGCGCGCCGTTCTGCGGCGCCTGCCAGGCGGTGCAGCCGCCGGGCCAGATGGACCACTTCGCACGGCTCGGGCTGCAGTGCGGCTATGGCGTCGATCCCGCGGTGCTGGACCGCGCGTATTTCGCGCTGCAGCGGCAATTGCATCCCGATCGCTTCGCGCGCAGGCAGCCGCGTGAACGCGCGATCTCGCAGCAGCAGGCCGCGGCGCTGAACGAGGCCTACGAGACGCTGAAGCATCCGATCCGCCGCGCGCGCTATCTCGCCGGACAGATGGGTGTCGATCTGCCGGGCGACGGCCGAACGATCGACGATCCGGCGCTGCTGATGGAAGCCATGGAAGGGCGCGAGGCTCTCAGCGAAGCCGATTCGGTCTCCGCGGTGCAGGCACTGGAACGGAAGTCGCGTGATGAACGGGCGGCAGAGATCGACGCGTTGTCCGATCTCTTCGCGCAAGCCGATCATGCCGGCATCAGGCACGCAATCTTGCGCCTTGCCTATCTCGACAAATTCGTCGAAGAGGCGCGCGCACGCCGATTGAACATGGGAAGCGCGGGTCCATGA
- the hscA gene encoding Fe-S protein assembly chaperone HscA, protein MTLLDIHEPGQTPLPHAGERGLAVGIDLGTTNCVVAIARESVAEVLRDEHGDGLVPSVVFYGESDQVVVGREAQSRFADNPDAVVSSIKRLMGRGAGDLSGIAGKLPYVIDPSTAEGGMVKLRVGERARSPVEISADILRALRTRAEVALGQAVERAVITVPAYFDDAARTATRDAARVAGLEVLRLVNEPTAAALAYGLDKGVEGLYAIYDLGGGTFDLSLLRLEKGVFQVLATGGDAALGGDDFDRALAERLKADLDSPSAVRRVLLAAREAKERLTTEDSVAVLSQTVSRQDLEAAIAPLIRRTTDICVRVLSDAGVGNEEVQGVVLVGGSTRVPAVRRAVERVFGRQPLSDINPDEVVAVGAALQAEALTSGSDTLLLDVTPLSLGIETMGGIVEKVIPRNTPIPVSVAQEFTTYQDGQSAMAIHVVQGERELAPDCRSLARFELRGIPPMTAGAARIRVTFSVDADGLLTVSAEERTTGVAQRVEVKPTYGLDEDELADMIYDSLEHAEDDMARRLLQEARVEAQRLAQALDSALAVDGDLLDAEERAALDRARARVLAEVAGEDREAINAAAQALEELSKGFAERRMDRGIRSALSGVSVDKLESRMGK, encoded by the coding sequence ATGACCCTGTTGGACATCCATGAGCCGGGCCAGACGCCGCTGCCGCATGCCGGCGAGCGGGGCCTTGCCGTGGGCATCGATCTGGGCACCACGAACTGCGTCGTGGCGATCGCGCGCGAGTCGGTGGCCGAGGTGCTGCGCGACGAGCATGGCGATGGCCTGGTGCCGTCGGTGGTCTTCTACGGCGAGAGCGATCAGGTCGTCGTCGGCCGGGAGGCGCAGTCGCGCTTCGCCGACAATCCCGATGCGGTGGTCTCCTCGATCAAGCGCCTGATGGGCCGCGGCGCGGGCGACCTCTCGGGCATCGCGGGCAAGCTGCCATACGTCATCGATCCCTCGACGGCCGAGGGCGGCATGGTGAAGCTGCGCGTCGGTGAGCGTGCTCGTTCGCCGGTCGAGATCTCCGCCGACATCCTGCGCGCGCTCAGGACGCGCGCCGAGGTTGCGCTGGGCCAGGCGGTCGAGCGAGCCGTGATCACCGTGCCGGCCTATTTCGACGATGCGGCGCGCACCGCGACTCGCGATGCCGCACGCGTGGCCGGCCTCGAGGTGCTGCGCTTGGTCAACGAGCCCACGGCGGCAGCGCTGGCCTACGGCCTCGACAAGGGCGTCGAGGGTCTCTACGCGATCTACGACCTCGGCGGCGGCACCTTTGACCTGTCACTGCTGCGGCTGGAGAAGGGTGTCTTCCAGGTGCTGGCGACCGGCGGCGACGCGGCGCTCGGCGGCGACGACTTCGATCGCGCGCTGGCCGAGCGGCTGAAGGCCGATCTCGACAGCCCCAGCGCGGTGCGCCGCGTGCTGCTGGCGGCGCGCGAGGCCAAGGAAAGGCTCACGACCGAGGACAGCGTCGCGGTGCTGTCGCAGACGGTGTCGCGCCAGGATCTCGAAGCCGCCATCGCGCCGCTGATCAGGCGCACGACCGACATCTGCGTGCGCGTGCTGTCGGACGCCGGCGTCGGCAACGAAGAAGTGCAGGGCGTCGTGCTGGTCGGCGGCTCGACGCGCGTGCCCGCCGTGCGCCGCGCCGTCGAGCGGGTCTTCGGTCGGCAGCCGCTCAGCGACATCAATCCCGACGAGGTGGTCGCGGTCGGCGCGGCGCTGCAGGCCGAGGCGCTGACCTCGGGTTCTGACACCCTGCTGCTCGACGTCACGCCGCTGTCGCTGGGCATAGAGACCATGGGTGGCATCGTCGAGAAGGTGATCCCGCGCAACACGCCGATCCCGGTCTCGGTGGCGCAGGAATTCACCACCTACCAGGACGGCCAGTCGGCGATGGCGATCCATGTCGTGCAGGGCGAGCGCGAGCTGGCGCCCGACTGCCGCAGCCTGGCGCGCTTCGAGCTGCGCGGCATCCCGCCGATGACCGCCGGCGCCGCGCGCATCCGCGTGACGTTCAGCGTCGATGCCGACGGTCTGCTGACCGTGTCGGCCGAGGAGAGGACCACCGGGGTGGCGCAGCGCGTCGAGGTCAAGCCGACCTACGGCCTCGACGAGGACGAGCTGGCCGACATGATCTACGACAGCCTGGAGCACGCCGAGGACGACATGGCGCGCCGGCTGCTGCAGGAGGCGCGCGTCGAGGCCCAGCGCCTGGCGCAGGCGCTGGACTCGGCGCTCGCCGTCGATGGCGATCTGCTCGACGCCGAGGAGCGCGCCGCGCTCGACCGGGCGCGGGCGCGTGTGCTGGCCGAGGTGGCGGGCGAGGATCGTGAAGCGATCAACGCCGCGGCGCAGGCGCTGGAGGAGTTGTCCAAGGGATTCGCCGAACGGCGGATGGATCGCGGGATTCGCAGTGCGCTGTCGGGCGTCTCGGTCGACAAGCTGGAAAGCAGGATGGGAAAGTGA
- a CDS encoding ferredoxin family 2Fe-2S iron-sulfur cluster binding protein, with product MPRMVFIEKNGNRKEVDAPLGLSVLEIAHRNHIDLEGACEGSLACSTCHVIVDGEWYKKLDEASEDEEDMLDLAFGLTHTSRLGCQIKMTEELDGLTVRLPAATRNMMVDK from the coding sequence ATGCCCAGGATGGTGTTCATCGAGAAGAACGGCAATCGCAAGGAGGTCGACGCGCCGCTGGGCCTGTCCGTGCTGGAGATCGCGCACCGCAACCACATCGACCTCGAGGGCGCCTGCGAGGGCTCGCTGGCCTGCTCGACCTGCCACGTGATCGTCGATGGCGAATGGTACAAGAAGCTCGACGAGGCCAGCGAGGACGAGGAGGACATGCTCGACCTCGCCTTCGGGCTCACCCACACCTCGCGCCTGGGCTGCCAGATCAAGATGACCGAGGAGCTCGACGGCCTTACCGTCAGGCTGCCGGCGGCGACGCGCAACATGATGGTCGACAAGTAG
- the iscX gene encoding Fe-S cluster assembly protein IscX: MRWTDTRDIAIELEEAHPDVDNVNLRFTDLRKWVMELPNFGDDPNKSSEKILEAIQMAWIDERG; the protein is encoded by the coding sequence CTGCGCTGGACCGACACCCGCGACATCGCCATCGAGCTCGAGGAGGCGCACCCCGATGTTGACAACGTCAACCTGCGATTCACCGACCTGCGCAAATGGGTGATGGAATTGCCGAACTTCGGGGACGATCCCAACAAGTCGAGCGAGAAGATCCTCGAGGCCATCCAGATGGCCTGGATCGACGAGCGCGGCTGA